TCCCAGGCCAGGTAAGAAGTCCCGTGGGGTGGATGGGCGGGATACACAACGGGATTAGGAATGGGTGCCTCACCAGCTGGAGGCCAGGGCCTGCCCACACCAACTGCCCTGTTCACATCCAAGCATCTCAAGCAGGAAGTCTGCCCCCCCCCAACATCAACGGGTGTGCAGGTCCTCCCAGTCTGCGATGgagatcttgtgtgtgtgtgtgtgacagagacagaaagagggacagacaggcaggaaggaagagagatgagaagcatcaatttttcgttgtgacaccttaattgttcattgattgctttctcatatgtgccttgaatagggGTGGCTatagtagactgagtgaccccttgctcaagccagcgaccttgggctcaagctggtgagccttgctcaaaccagatgagcccgcgctcaactggtgacctcagggtttcaaacctgggtcctctacatctcagtccgacgctctatccagtgcaccactgcctagtcaggttgCAATGGAGGTCTTGCCCATCAGCTCCAGGTGACCATGCTTAGGTCTATGGTATCCCTATGGATGGTAACTACCCCCGTGTTTCCTGCAGGACTCTGGCGGCCCTGGTCTATCTCAGGAGTGCTGGGCAGCCATGTTTACAGGCCTGGCTACAGCACACAGCCAACAGGCCCCAGTGGGGTTGCCATCCTCCTGGGCAAGGGGGTCCAGCTGGAGCTTGAGGAGATGCTGGTCCCCAGGAAGATGTCCATCAGCCCCCTGGAGAGCTGGCTGGCCGCCCAGTACCTCCTGCCCAGACGGGATGCTGGGACCCCAGAGACTATGGCTCCAGCCCAGCTCTACGACTGTCCCCCTAGCCAGGTGGAGGAAGGTGCTGAGCAGGGGGACAAGGGGGTCCAGGATATACCCCAGATGCAGTGCAAAAATGTGCTGAAGATCCGCCGGCGGAAGATGAACCATCATAAGTACCGCAAACTGGTCAAGAGGACCCGGTTCCTGCGGAGGAAGGTCCGGGAAGGACGCCTGAAACGGAAGCAGGTACATGCAGGCTCTGGGCCCAGGGTGGATTAAGGTGGCCAAGAGTGCATGACCGTGCCACAGACCAGTCagcagtccctctctctgccctcacAGATCAAGTTCGAGAGAGACCTGCGGCGCATCTGGCTGAAAGCAGGCCTGAAGGAAGCCCCTGTGGGCTGGCAGACCCCGAAGATCTATCTGAAAGCCAAATGAGTATAGACTGCCACCAACCCCCATTGTAATAAATGTTCACAGAGCTCAGATGTTCCCATGGGCCTGGACCTTCTTCTGCCTGGCATGAGCTGCCTTCGGGATTGAGACTGACACCAACTTCTGGTGTCAGACAAGTCACAAAGGCTCTGGGTAGCAGACTGGCGGTCCTTTACCCCAAGCTGGCTCTTGTCCTGGTGCTGAGCCTGCAGGAACGACAGTCTATGAGTGTATGTCGTGGGAATAGCTGTGAACAGAGGCCCAGCCCTGCCTTTAGCGTGGTTACAGTCTACCAGGGGAAGCAGTCTCAATTGCCACACAGATGGCAGGGGCCACAGATAACCCTAGAGGTCAGAGAACACCCATGCTTAGAtatgcgagtgtgtgtgtgtggggggggggcgggttcaGGGAGGGCCTCACgggagaatggggagggaggcaggtaaGGCCCTGGTGCCCCGGAGATAACGGACAGTGCCCTGCAGATCCTAATGACCTGAACCTTATGTGAGCGTCTGAGCCACTCTGCTCAGCTagggctgggctgtgggcacCTCTGGCTGGCTATGGGCTCCTTGTCCTTTACCACTTCCTGCGGCCTGAATGGGGGTAGCCTGGAGGGTGTGCTCTGGCAGGTTCAGGGTTGGGGTGGGCTGAGGAAGTTGCCATGTGTGGAACTGTAAAAGTTCTGGATCCTTGGCGTGAGCCCGTGGCCCCTGGTAACTCCAGATTCCTTCTGGGTAGGGAGGAGGAATGCATTATCCCTAATAGTGGGGTCCTGGAGGGGCCTTGTGCTTCTGTGTGGgtctgggggcaggggctgggctgaGGTAGGGAAGGCTGGTTCTCACCCTCAGCACTGGCTCTGCTCCCTGACATCGTGAGTGAAAGGGATGGAAGCCAGTGCATCCTTCCCGAGCTGTCCCGTGTTCCCCCACCCTTGAAGGGCCATGCCACTTCCCATGGGGCTGTTGGGCCTTCTATAGCCCTGTCACAGGGGTGTGTGCAGAGCCTGGGTTTGAGTTCCCTGTGGAGAAGGCAGATCTTGGggaggcttgagcacaggtttccCCGTGGTTTGCCTGGAACAGAGCAGATCATGCCGTGGCAACTAACGTAGCTTCACAGGGTCAGGCAGGCCCCTGCCTGTGTGTGCTAGGTGGGCAGGCAGGCTTCTGACCGTTGGGCCCGTCAGGGGACAGAGGCGCTGGTAGGACCTGCACTCACCAGCTGTGTCTGCTGGACAGGGAAAAAGATGCAGCTGGCCATACATGACCTGGAGAGGTCTTGTGGCTATTCATGGCGCAAGCCTGCTTCTGCTGGTGGCCGCCAGGGGGCAGCAGTCAGGCTCCTGGGGTCTGGGCTGAGGATGGCGTTCCCTGCTGGCTCCGTTGCCTAAGGGGACCCAGGGCACCTCTGGAAGGCCCCCAGTTCTGGAAGGGGTCAAGGACATCCTTCCTACGTCTTGGTTTCTTTAATTGTGGGTGGCATGGGGGTTCCAGGGCCAGAGCCTCAGTGGTGGAGCCACCCTGGGGTGGAGTGGACCATTCCCTGCTGTTGCCAAGTCTGGTCTCAGCTCTGCAACAGGGCTTCTGCAGTGTAGCCGCCCCTTGGCTCACCCCACCCTTCCTGGGGTAGTGGGAGGAGAAATGTGGtccttggttagagcattggagaCAAAGCTTCGGTCAGGATCTGGGCTGTgcagctggcaagcctgcacagAACCAGGACCTGGGGGCTGGCAGAGCACCACAGGGCCCGTCTGCTCTAGCCTCCTTCATCCTGGGCTGGGCACCAGCTGGGGGGCCTGCTGGAGGTGGGTGGCCTGTGGCCTCCAGGGCACCTGGCAACATCTAGAGACATCTTGGTTGTCACAGTGTGGGTTGTACTGACAACAGTGGTTGGAGGTCAGGGATGTGCTAAATGTCCTACTGTCTGCAGGGCAGCCCCTCAGCTCTCTTAGAATAATTAGCCCCAAGCATCATAGTCAAGACCCCTGGTCCAGATTCCACTGATCCTGTCAAGGTAGCTCCAGGGTCTTCCCAGCCCCCTCTTCCTCTACAGGGCCTGGACTGTGgcacccctctctccctgcccctacTGGGTGGCGTGTACACAGCTTGTGCTGCCTGTGGCTTGGATGCCTTTGGGCCTGGACCACAAACACAGGAGGGaattctgggttttatttttatctgcagCTCCTCCCAGGCTGCAAgaggctgcctctcttctcttccctgtgAAGCCTCCAAGCTGTGGAAAGTGCAGCCCCTTCTCCCTGTTGTCTCCTCTGCCCTGGCCCTGGGCACCCCCTGAATCAGAGTACAGAGGTGGGTGGGGTGAGTCAGTGGGGGCCAACGGGCTGCCTGTGGGGTGTGGTCCCGGCTTCTAGCCTGCCTCTCCCCTCGGCCTCCCCTAGCAGGTCCCTAGGACTTGCATACCAGCTGGGGTAGGCCCCAGCCAAGGCCAGAGCTGATGGGGGTGGCCTGGGGGTATTTGCTGGGGACCCTACCTCTTCGGCAGCTATTCCATGCCTGGGGCATAGCTGGTGTCTTCTGGCCTGGGCATTCCTGCCCACATGGTAGGCCAACGAAGGAGCCAGGCAGAATCTAcagctagaaagagagagagaggaaagagaaaagaaaaggtaggATAGAGGTTGATTGTTGGATAAAATGTAAATTCATGCAGAGAGCAAATATTGCCAAGGAGACTTTATCTCACGTAGTGATTTCAGTGTTGAAGTCAGGCTGGGAAGTATGAACTTTTAcaatttatattagaaaaagttCAGGTGAtctatgtgtacacacacataattGACttttgagagagacacacaggaaagTGGAGAGAAAcagtgaggagagagtgagaagcatcaacctatagttgcttcactttattgttcattgattgcttctcacatgtgccttgactgggggcatcaacctgagccagtgactccttgcttaagccaacaaccttgggatcatgttgatgatcttgctctcaagccagggaccctatGCTCAAattggcagcctcagggtttcaaacctgggacctcagtgtttcaggttgatgccctatcggcctatcccctgagccaccatCGGTTAGGCTCAgttgatatatattctttaatattttaagacttttattcattttagagagaaaagaagagaaagggggaggatcaggaagcatcaactcccataggtgctttgatcaggcaagcccagggttttgaaccagcaacctcagcattccaggttgagactttatccactgtgccactgcaggtcaggcctcaggtgatatttttaatcaagatgaatctttggcctgaccaggcggtggcgcagtggatggagcgtcggactgggatgccgaggacccaggttcaaaaccccgagctcaccagcttgagcgcgggctcatctggtttgagcaaaaagctcaccagcttggacccaaggttgctggcttgagcaggggttactcagtctgctgtaaccccaaggtcaaggcacatatgagaaagcaagcaatgaacaactaaagtgccacaacaaaaaactgatgattgatgcttctcatctctgcgtttctgtctgtctgtccctgtctatccctctctctgactgtcgctctgtatctgtaaaaaaaaaaaaaaaaaaaaaagatgaatcctTGGACAAATCAGATTGGTTTCATACTTATGATTTAAAACAGCTGTGTATCTTTTCCAGACTTCAGGCTTTATGAAGGTGTGAAAGATAATGTGACTTGATATTATAGCTTCTGGAAGAATTAGGCATTTTCTTATGCAACACTTAAACTTTCCTAAATTTTCTAACCTGGTTTTTATGAGTCAGGTAAGttatttttcttcaagaaaaatattttctggtcTTTTCAATGTTAAGATATATGTTTAACTATATTAGATTAAAAAACAGCTTTCATAAAGGATGTGTTCTTGTAAACCTCAGACAATTCTCTGAGTTATCTgcctttcattattttgtttgtcTCTAGCCTCCTGTGTGTCATCAGTAAAAATGTCACCATTTCCCCTTTTCTGTACACAAGCCCCTTGGCTATGTGGTTTTGCTGTCCCTCCATCGAAAGCCAGGGTCTGTGTCCCCTCCCTTGATCTGGGTTGTGACCTGCTCTGACCAATAGCATGTGGTACAATGCTGCTGACCTCAGGCCTTGTAGGGCTGGCAGTGTCCACCCGTGACAGGAGGAAGCCTGGCCCGGATCGCTGAGCGAGGAGCTCATGCAGAGGGTTAGGGCCATGTGGGCAGAGTGAGGGCCCCATGGACTGAGCAGACCCAGCTGATGACCACGCTGAGGCCCAGCCGCCAGGGTAAAGCTGTCTGGACCCAGCCACCCCTGCCATTCCCAGGTGGAGCATGGACAAGCTGGCCTGTCAAGCCCTAGCTGGACCTCTGTCTGACCCACAAGGTGAAAGGTGACCTGACCGGTGCTCTGCTGTGCATGAGGGGCTGGAATGCTGCATGCCACATTCCTGCTGCAACTGCTGAAGTAATATGGAACTCTGCAAGGAAGAATTCTGTGTATTCACTCGTTTCTGTTAGGATGGACTCCTGGGTAGCTAGCTACTGCTTCATTTGATACATCATAGCCCCTGGAAGCTCTGTCAAATGGCTCCTGTGCCCATTGGACACCtcccatctttatttatttattttttttttcctgaagcaagaagtagggaggcagagagacagactcccgcatgcgcccgaccaggatccacctggcatgcccaccagggggcgatgctcttcccatctggggcattgctccattgcaactggagccattttagtgtctgaggcagaggccatggagccatcctcagcgcccgggccaactttactccaatggagccttggctgtgggaggggaagagaaagagagaaaggagaggggggagggtagagaagcagatgggcgcttctcctgtgtaacctaactgggaatcgaacctgggacttccatacgcctgGCCGACActcgactgctgagccaaccagccagggcatgcccCATCATTTTGTTAGCACTTCCTTCCATGTTGGGTCAGCAGGTTCTGCGGCTTGACCTTGTatatcctcctcctccccaccccaagtccCAAACAAGCCATTTCCCCATCTGGGTGCGGGGTGTGATCGTTGCCTCTGCATCTTCTCAGACAACAAAGCTAGAAAGTAATTTTGGTTACCCACGTGCACACATGTGTCTATAACCATTTCCACAAGTAGCCATTTGTATTTGTGCTTTAACTCTCGGTCTGGCAGGAGGGCTGCACAGGCCACAGGGAGGTTCTGTGAACAGTGTCTCTTTTCAACTCACCCACTGAATTCAGGAGCAAGTAGTGAAGCACCTTATATCCCTGAAAAGCCAATAAGTCCCAGGAAAACCTAGAATTCTCTAGGAAGCAATGCAAGATATTCACTGGGCCTATCCCGAGAAGCACTGGGACGGCGGGATTGGTGCACCATTGCACCCAGGGCCTCCTGTCCCGTCTGCTGCAGGAGAGGCATCACAGGCTCCGAGGGTTGCTTGGCACCCTCCCCAGGAAGCCCTTGGTTGGCACCAGCTGGGGCTGGTCTGCAGGTGCCAGAAAAGCACTGGGCAGCCCCCGGGGGCCAGTGCAGGGGTTGTTTTCCATATTAACAGGGCTGCAGGAAGATTACTGTGGCCAGGCCAAGACGCGGGAATGGCGAGGGACTGTGCCATGGGCATGATA
The Saccopteryx bilineata isolate mSacBil1 chromosome 3, mSacBil1_pri_phased_curated, whole genome shotgun sequence DNA segment above includes these coding regions:
- the AURKAIP1 gene encoding small ribosomal subunit protein mS38, encoding MFLLRLTSQLLKAAPRPGLWRPWSISGVLGSHVYRPGYSTQPTGPSGVAILLGKGVQLELEEMLVPRKMSISPLESWLAAQYLLPRRDAGTPETMAPAQLYDCPPSQVEEGAEQGDKGVQDIPQMQCKNVLKIRRRKMNHHKYRKLVKRTRFLRRKVREGRLKRKQIKFERDLRRIWLKAGLKEAPVGWQTPKIYLKAK